Proteins co-encoded in one Erwinia sp. genomic window:
- the lpdA gene encoding Dihydrolipoyl dehydrogenase (ID:JIFNMEKO_02428;~source:Prodigal:2.6): MSTEIKTQVVVLGAGPAGYSAAFRCADLGLETIIVERFSTLGGVCLNVGCIPSKALLHVAKVIEEARALEEHGIVFGKPQTDINKIRGWKEKVINQLTGGLAGMAKGRKVKVVIGFGKFTGANTMTVEGENGTTTITFDNAIIAAGSRPIQLPFIPHEDPRVWDSTDALELKEVPERMLVMGGGIIGLEMGTVYHALGSQIDVVEMFDQVIPAADKDVVKVFTKRISKQFNLMLETKVTAVEAKDDGIYVTMEGKKATSGPQRYDAVLVAIGRVPNGKNLDAGKAGVEVDDRGFIHVDKQLRTNVPHIYAIGDIVGQPMLAHKGVHEGHVAAEVIAGKKHYFDPKVIPSIAYTEPEVAWVGMTEKEAKEKGVSYETATFPWAASGRAIASDCADGMTKLIFDKETHQIIGGAIVGTNGGELLGEISLAIELGCDAEDIALTIHAHPTLHESVGLAAEIFEGSITDLPNPKAKKK, encoded by the coding sequence ATGAGTACAGAAATCAAAACTCAGGTCGTGGTACTGGGCGCAGGTCCTGCAGGTTACTCAGCGGCATTCCGCTGTGCCGATCTGGGGCTGGAAACGATCATTGTTGAGCGTTTCAGCACCCTCGGGGGAGTCTGCCTGAATGTTGGCTGTATCCCTTCTAAAGCGTTGCTGCACGTGGCTAAAGTTATCGAAGAAGCCCGAGCCCTTGAAGAACATGGTATTGTTTTCGGCAAGCCACAGACAGACATCAACAAAATACGCGGCTGGAAAGAGAAAGTGATTAACCAGCTGACAGGCGGTCTGGCTGGCATGGCGAAAGGCCGTAAGGTCAAAGTAGTCATCGGATTTGGTAAATTTACCGGCGCCAATACCATGACGGTTGAAGGCGAAAATGGCACCACTACCATTACCTTCGACAATGCAATTATTGCTGCAGGTTCACGTCCAATACAGCTTCCTTTTATCCCGCATGAAGACCCTCGCGTCTGGGATTCCACCGATGCACTGGAATTGAAAGAAGTCCCGGAGCGTATGTTAGTGATGGGCGGCGGAATCATCGGTCTGGAAATGGGTACAGTTTATCACGCCCTCGGTTCGCAGATTGATGTGGTGGAGATGTTCGATCAGGTGATTCCAGCTGCTGATAAAGATGTGGTGAAAGTCTTCACCAAGCGTATCAGCAAGCAATTTAATCTGATGCTGGAAACCAAAGTGACAGCTGTCGAGGCAAAAGACGACGGTATTTATGTCACCATGGAAGGCAAAAAAGCGACATCAGGTCCACAGCGCTATGATGCAGTGTTAGTTGCGATTGGTCGTGTGCCGAATGGCAAAAACCTTGATGCCGGTAAAGCGGGTGTAGAAGTTGACGATCGTGGCTTCATTCATGTTGATAAGCAACTGCGTACTAACGTGCCGCACATCTATGCAATTGGTGACATTGTCGGTCAGCCGATGTTGGCGCATAAAGGCGTACATGAAGGTCACGTTGCTGCTGAAGTGATCGCGGGTAAAAAACACTATTTCGATCCGAAAGTGATCCCATCAATTGCCTACACAGAGCCGGAAGTTGCCTGGGTGGGTATGACCGAGAAAGAGGCCAAAGAGAAAGGTGTCAGTTATGAAACGGCCACTTTCCCATGGGCCGCTTCTGGCCGTGCGATTGCCTCTGACTGTGCAGACGGTATGACTAAGCTGATTTTTGATAAAGAGACTCATCAGATAATCGGTGGAGCTATCGTTGGTACCAATGGTGGCGAGCTGCTGGGTGAGATTAGTCTGGCTATTGAATTGGGATGCGATGCAGAGGATATTGCTCTGACTATCCATGCACATCCTACTTTACATGAGTCAGTCGGCCTGGCTGCTGAGATCTTTGAGGGTAGCATTACTGATCTTCCTAATCCGAAGGCAAAAAAAAAGTAA
- a CDS encoding hypothetical protein (ID:JIFNMEKO_02425;~source:Prodigal:2.6), which yields MGAFNFSFFLGIILLPASGIGLLIILYTIISVYSTELALTNQRIIAKTGFIRRSSVELRLSRVESVYVDQGIFGKMFNYGSVYIRGTGGTNTPIPRIKNPMEFRAIVNNHLDELYSAQENKPT from the coding sequence GTGGGTGCCTTCAATTTTTCCTTTTTTCTGGGTATTATTTTACTTCCGGCATCAGGAATTGGTCTGCTGATCATCCTGTATACCATTATCTCGGTTTACTCCACTGAACTGGCTCTGACCAACCAGCGTATCATTGCCAAAACCGGATTTATCAGAAGAAGCTCAGTAGAACTTAGATTAAGCAGGGTTGAAAGCGTTTATGTCGATCAGGGGATTTTCGGCAAAATGTTCAATTACGGCTCTGTTTATATTCGGGGCACAGGGGGAACTAACACGCCTATCCCTCGTATCAAAAATCCGATGGAATTCAGAGCAATTGTGAATAACCATCTGGACGAGCTTTACTCAGCGCAAGAGAACAAGCCTACCTGA
- the aceE gene encoding Pyruvate dehydrogenase E1 component (ID:JIFNMEKO_02430;~source:Prodigal:2.6): MSERLPNDVDPIETRDWLQAIESVIREEGVERAQFLIDQVMNEARKGGVKVAASAGAGNYINSIAVEDEPAYPGDESLERRIRSAIRWNAIMTVLRASKKDLELGGHMSSFQSAATVYEVCFNHFFRARNDKDGGDLVYFQGHISPGVYARAFLEGRLTEEQMNNFRQEVHGKGLSSYPHPKLMPDFWQFPTVSMGLGPIGAIYQAKFLKYLSHRGLKDTAQQTVYAFLGDGEMDEPESKGAITIATREKLDNLVFIINCNLQRLDGPVTGNGKIINELEGIFSGAGWEVIKVIWGSRWDELLRKDTSGKLIQLMNETVDGDYQTFKSRNGAYVREHFFGKYPETALLVKDMTDDEIWALNRGGHDPKKVYAALKKAQDTKGKPVLILAHTVKGYGMGETAEGKNIAHQVKKMNMDGVRYIRDRFNVPVADGDIEKLPYVTFEKGSEEYNYLHGQREKLGGYLPTRQAEFSEKLALPALEDFSSLLEEQNKEISTTIAFVRALNVMLKNPSIKERLVPIIADEARTFGMEGLFRQIGIYSPNGQQYTPQDREQVAYYKEDEKGQILQEGINELGAGASWLAAATSYSTNNLPMIPFYIYYSMFGFQRIGDLCWAAGDQQARGFLIGGTSGRTTLNGEGLQHEDGHSHIQSLTIPNCISYDPAYAYEVAVIMHYGLVRMYGEAQENIYYYITTLNENYHMPAMPQGAEEGIRKGIYKLDTLEGSKGKVQLLGSGSILRHVREAAEILAKEYGVGSDVYSVTSFTELARDGQDCERWNMLHPTAELRVPYVAQVLSDAPAVASTDYMKLFAEQIRTFIPASDYRVLGTDGFGRSDSRENLRHHFEVDASYVVVAALGELAKRGEIEKSVVADAITKFNIDADKVNPRLA; this comes from the coding sequence ATGTCAGAACGTTTACCCAATGACGTGGATCCGATCGAAACTCGCGACTGGCTACAGGCGATCGAATCGGTCATCCGTGAAGAAGGTGTTGAGCGCGCGCAGTTCCTGATTGATCAGGTTATGAATGAGGCCCGTAAAGGCGGTGTGAAAGTAGCTGCATCCGCGGGTGCAGGCAACTACATCAATAGCATTGCCGTGGAAGATGAGCCTGCCTATCCAGGTGATGAATCGCTTGAACGTCGCATCCGCTCTGCAATCCGCTGGAATGCGATCATGACAGTGCTTCGGGCCTCTAAAAAAGATTTGGAATTGGGTGGACATATGTCCTCATTCCAGTCTGCGGCGACAGTGTATGAAGTCTGTTTCAACCACTTCTTCCGGGCCCGTAATGACAAAGATGGCGGTGACTTGGTCTATTTCCAGGGCCACATTTCACCGGGTGTCTATGCACGTGCTTTCCTGGAAGGTCGTCTGACAGAAGAGCAGATGAATAACTTCCGTCAGGAAGTACATGGTAAAGGGTTATCCTCCTACCCGCATCCTAAACTGATGCCTGACTTCTGGCAGTTCCCTACCGTATCCATGGGGCTTGGACCAATTGGTGCGATTTATCAGGCTAAATTCCTGAAATATCTTTCACATCGTGGATTAAAAGATACCGCGCAACAGACGGTTTATGCTTTCCTTGGTGATGGTGAGATGGATGAGCCGGAGTCTAAAGGTGCGATAACCATCGCGACTCGTGAAAAACTGGATAATCTGGTGTTCATCATCAACTGTAACCTGCAGCGTCTTGATGGCCCGGTAACCGGTAATGGTAAGATTATTAATGAACTGGAAGGTATCTTCTCAGGTGCCGGCTGGGAAGTGATCAAGGTAATCTGGGGAAGTCGCTGGGATGAGTTACTGCGTAAAGACACCAGTGGTAAGTTGATCCAACTGATGAACGAAACAGTGGATGGTGATTACCAGACTTTCAAATCACGCAACGGCGCTTATGTGCGTGAACACTTCTTCGGTAAATACCCGGAAACTGCGTTGCTGGTCAAAGACATGACTGACGATGAGATCTGGGCACTGAATCGCGGTGGTCATGATCCGAAGAAAGTCTATGCTGCACTGAAAAAAGCACAGGATACCAAAGGTAAGCCGGTACTTATCCTCGCACATACCGTTAAAGGGTATGGTATGGGTGAAACCGCAGAAGGTAAAAATATCGCGCACCAGGTGAAGAAAATGAACATGGACGGCGTGCGTTATATTCGCGATCGTTTTAATGTGCCTGTTGCTGATGGTGATATCGAAAAACTGCCTTATGTGACCTTTGAGAAAGGTTCAGAAGAGTACAACTATCTGCACGGTCAGCGTGAGAAGTTGGGCGGATACCTGCCAACGCGTCAGGCGGAGTTCAGTGAAAAACTTGCGCTGCCTGCACTGGAAGATTTCAGCTCATTACTCGAAGAGCAAAATAAAGAGATCTCCACTACCATCGCGTTTGTGCGTGCGCTGAACGTGATGCTGAAGAATCCTTCGATTAAAGAGCGTCTGGTTCCTATTATTGCGGACGAAGCACGTACTTTCGGTATGGAAGGTTTATTCCGTCAGATTGGTATCTACAGCCCGAATGGTCAGCAGTATACACCACAAGATCGTGAGCAAGTGGCGTACTACAAAGAAGATGAGAAAGGCCAGATTCTGCAGGAAGGGATCAACGAGCTGGGTGCTGGCGCATCCTGGCTGGCGGCGGCAACGTCTTATAGCACTAACAATCTGCCGATGATTCCATTCTACATTTACTATTCTATGTTTGGTTTTCAGCGTATCGGCGATCTCTGTTGGGCGGCGGGTGATCAACAGGCGCGTGGCTTCTTGATTGGTGGTACATCAGGCCGTACCACCCTGAATGGTGAAGGGTTACAACACGAAGATGGTCACAGCCATATTCAGTCACTGACTATTCCAAACTGTATCTCTTACGATCCTGCTTATGCGTATGAAGTGGCAGTGATCATGCATTATGGTTTGGTGCGTATGTATGGTGAAGCACAAGAAAATATTTACTATTACATCACCACACTGAATGAAAACTACCATATGCCGGCAATGCCGCAGGGTGCTGAAGAGGGTATCCGTAAGGGTATCTATAAACTCGACACACTTGAAGGTAGCAAAGGTAAAGTACAGTTGCTGGGCTCAGGTTCTATTCTGCGTCATGTTCGTGAAGCGGCAGAGATCCTGGCAAAAGAGTATGGTGTCGGTTCCGACGTCTACAGTGTGACCTCTTTCACAGAGCTGGCACGTGATGGTCAGGATTGTGAACGCTGGAACATGCTGCACCCAACTGCTGAACTACGTGTTCCTTATGTTGCCCAGGTGCTGAGTGATGCACCAGCTGTCGCGTCTACTGACTACATGAAGCTGTTTGCTGAACAGATCCGTACATTTATTCCGGCCAGCGATTATCGCGTGCTGGGAACCGATGGTTTCGGTCGTTCCGACAGTCGTGAAAATCTGCGTCATCATTTTGAAGTGGATGCATCTTATGTGGTGGTTGCCGCACTGGGTGAACTGGCTAAACGCGGTGAAATCGAGAAAAGTGTGGTGGCTGATGCAATCACTAAATTCAACATTGATGCCGATAAAGTTAACCCACGCCTGGCATAA
- a CDS encoding hypothetical protein (ID:JIFNMEKO_02423;~UPF0231 protein YacL;~source:Prodigal:2.6) — MDYEFLCGVTGKVQIRMSMGHEAIGQWFNEEVADNPALLEAVIAGAQSVQGSERQWQHIGHEYTLLLDEEEVMVRANILNFSEQEIEEGLCYYDEESLAFCGLTDFLALISAWRDFAQLR, encoded by the coding sequence ATGGACTATGAATTTTTGTGTGGTGTTACCGGCAAAGTTCAGATACGCATGTCAATGGGCCATGAAGCGATTGGACAATGGTTCAACGAGGAAGTGGCTGACAATCCTGCCTTACTGGAGGCGGTTATTGCTGGCGCGCAGAGCGTACAGGGAAGTGAGCGTCAATGGCAGCATATCGGGCATGAATATACCCTGCTATTGGATGAAGAAGAGGTGATGGTCAGAGCAAATATACTCAATTTTTCCGAACAGGAGATAGAGGAGGGGCTCTGTTATTATGATGAAGAGAGTCTGGCGTTTTGTGGCCTGACTGATTTTTTGGCTCTGATCAGCGCCTGGCGTGATTTTGCACAATTACGCTAA
- the acnB gene encoding Aconitate hydratase B (ID:JIFNMEKO_02424;~source:Prodigal:2.6): MLKEYREHVAERAAQGIVPKPLDAVQMAALVELLKAPPAGEESFLLDLLENRIPPGVDEAAYVKAGFLAAIAKGEATSPLVTRERAIELLGTMQGGYNIHALIDALDDQALAAGAVKALSHTLLMFDSFYDVEEKARAGNPFASEVLASWANAEWFLSRPALAEKITVTVFKVTGETNTDDLSPAPDAWSRPDIPLHALAMLKMARDGIEPDDAGNIGPIKLIETLQANGFPLAYVGDVVGTGSSRKSATNSVLWFMGEDIPFVPNKRGAGFVLGGKIAPIFFNTMEDAGALPIEVDVDCLNMGDVIDIYPYQGEVRAHQSGEILATFTLKTDVLLDEVRAGGRIPLIIGRGLTSKARHSLGLAESEVFRQAKDVAPSERGFSLAQKMVGRACGTTGIRPGAYCEPKMTSVGSQDTTGPMTRDELKDLACLGFSADLVMQSFCHTAAYPKPVDVVTHHTLPDFIMNRGGVSLRPGDGIIHSWLNRMLLPDTVGTGGDSHTRFPIGISFPAGSGLVAFAAATGVMPLDMPESVLVRFKGKMAPGITLRDLVHAIPLYAIKQGLLTVEKKGKKNIFSGRILEIEGLPELKVEQAFELSDASAERSAAGCTIKLNKEPIIEYLDSNIVLLKWMIAEGYGDRRTLERRIQSMESWLADPQLLEADADAEYAAIIEIDLAEITQPILCAPNDPDDARWLSDVQGTPIDEVFIGSCMTNIGHFRAAGKLLDSHKGQLPTRLWVAPPTRMDAAQLTEEGYYSVFGKSGARVEIPGCSLCMGNQARVADSATVVSTSTRNFPNRLGNGANVYLASAELAAVASLLGKLPTPDEYQQFMAQVDKTAEDTYRYLNFDQLSNYTDKAGSVIFQTTV; the protein is encoded by the coding sequence GTGCTAAAAGAATATCGTGAGCACGTTGCTGAGCGTGCAGCTCAGGGAATCGTGCCCAAACCTTTAGACGCTGTGCAAATGGCGGCGCTGGTTGAATTGCTGAAAGCCCCTCCTGCGGGTGAAGAGTCCTTTTTGCTCGATCTGCTGGAAAATCGTATTCCCCCAGGTGTTGACGAAGCCGCATATGTGAAAGCGGGTTTTCTTGCCGCTATAGCCAAAGGTGAAGCCACTTCGCCACTTGTCACGAGAGAACGCGCGATTGAATTACTGGGTACGATGCAGGGCGGATATAATATTCATGCGTTAATTGATGCACTGGATGATCAAGCGCTGGCCGCCGGGGCGGTGAAAGCCCTCAGTCATACGTTGCTGATGTTTGACAGCTTTTATGATGTTGAGGAAAAAGCCCGGGCTGGTAACCCTTTTGCCAGTGAAGTACTGGCATCCTGGGCAAATGCTGAGTGGTTTCTCTCTCGGCCTGCACTGGCAGAAAAAATCACTGTGACAGTATTTAAAGTCACCGGTGAAACGAATACCGATGACTTGTCTCCAGCCCCTGATGCGTGGTCCCGTCCAGATATTCCGCTGCATGCCCTCGCGATGCTGAAAATGGCCCGTGACGGCATTGAACCCGATGATGCAGGTAACATCGGTCCGATTAAACTGATTGAAACCTTGCAAGCGAATGGTTTTCCTCTCGCCTATGTGGGGGATGTGGTCGGGACCGGTTCATCACGCAAATCAGCAACTAACTCGGTGTTGTGGTTCATGGGTGAAGATATTCCCTTTGTTCCCAATAAGCGCGGTGCTGGCTTCGTGCTGGGGGGTAAAATTGCGCCGATCTTTTTCAATACGATGGAAGATGCAGGTGCCCTGCCGATTGAAGTGGATGTTGACTGCCTGAATATGGGCGATGTCATTGATATCTATCCGTATCAGGGAGAAGTACGCGCTCATCAGAGTGGGGAAATCCTGGCGACGTTCACGCTGAAAACTGATGTCTTACTGGATGAGGTTCGTGCCGGAGGGCGTATTCCTCTGATCATCGGGCGTGGATTAACTTCGAAAGCACGTCATTCTCTGGGCTTAGCAGAGAGTGAGGTTTTCCGTCAGGCGAAAGATGTTGCGCCCAGTGAGCGAGGTTTTTCACTGGCACAGAAAATGGTGGGGCGGGCTTGTGGTACCACCGGGATTCGTCCCGGCGCATATTGTGAGCCGAAAATGACTTCAGTAGGCTCTCAGGATACTACCGGCCCGATGACTCGCGATGAGCTGAAAGATCTGGCCTGCCTCGGTTTTTCTGCCGACCTGGTGATGCAATCGTTTTGCCATACGGCGGCTTACCCTAAACCTGTCGATGTGGTCACTCATCATACCTTACCTGATTTTATTATGAATCGCGGCGGTGTATCACTGCGTCCTGGTGATGGCATCATCCATAGCTGGTTAAACCGTATGTTATTGCCCGATACGGTAGGTACTGGTGGTGATTCACATACGCGTTTTCCAATCGGTATCTCCTTTCCTGCAGGTTCTGGTCTGGTGGCATTTGCTGCCGCAACAGGCGTAATGCCATTGGATATGCCAGAATCAGTGCTGGTGCGCTTCAAAGGAAAAATGGCACCGGGTATCACGCTGCGTGATCTGGTACATGCTATCCCGTTGTATGCCATTAAGCAGGGGCTGCTTACCGTTGAGAAAAAAGGGAAAAAGAATATTTTCTCCGGGCGTATTTTGGAAATTGAAGGATTGCCAGAGTTGAAAGTTGAGCAGGCATTCGAGCTGTCTGATGCTTCGGCTGAACGATCGGCTGCCGGTTGTACTATCAAGCTGAATAAAGAGCCGATTATTGAGTATCTCGATTCTAACATCGTATTACTTAAGTGGATGATCGCCGAAGGTTATGGTGACCGTCGGACCCTTGAACGCCGTATTCAGTCGATGGAAAGCTGGCTGGCTGATCCGCAGCTCCTGGAAGCTGATGCCGATGCGGAATATGCTGCCATTATTGAGATTGATCTGGCTGAGATAACTCAACCCATTCTTTGTGCGCCGAATGATCCTGATGATGCCCGCTGGTTGTCTGACGTACAGGGAACTCCGATTGATGAAGTATTCATCGGCTCATGTATGACCAATATTGGCCATTTCCGTGCGGCCGGGAAATTACTTGACAGTCATAAAGGACAGTTACCTACCCGGTTGTGGGTTGCACCTCCTACCCGTATGGATGCTGCACAACTGACCGAAGAGGGCTATTACAGTGTGTTCGGTAAGAGCGGAGCGCGTGTTGAAATTCCAGGCTGTTCACTCTGTATGGGAAATCAGGCCCGCGTAGCTGACAGCGCAACGGTCGTGTCTACTTCGACGCGTAACTTCCCTAACCGCCTCGGCAATGGAGCGAATGTGTATCTCGCTTCTGCAGAACTGGCGGCAGTGGCTTCATTGCTGGGTAAATTGCCTACACCTGATGAGTATCAACAATTTATGGCTCAGGTGGATAAAACCGCTGAGGATACCTATCGTTATCTGAATTTCGACCAGTTGAGTAATTATACGGATAAAGCGGGTAGTGTGATTTTCCAGACTACCGTATAA
- a CDS encoding hypothetical protein (ID:JIFNMEKO_02426;~source:Prodigal:2.6), giving the protein MKWHCPTCSAEGVQEQKVCHRCESRTGHRIGGLLYLPLVILLMTLYVFGCSLLGNITIIQRYYQQMNSDFRIYFVIITVVNVLFIGYAVTLVSLFLKKKSTVPFLSILIIFLVLVSVLCDVLITNSLFGDVLLTYESLKPVFKMIIVAVVWTSYFLLSARVKITFIR; this is encoded by the coding sequence ATGAAATGGCATTGTCCGACCTGTTCTGCTGAGGGGGTTCAGGAGCAGAAAGTGTGTCATCGATGTGAAAGCAGAACCGGCCACAGGATTGGCGGTCTGCTCTATTTGCCATTAGTGATATTATTGATGACACTTTACGTATTTGGCTGTTCTCTGCTGGGGAATATCACCATTATCCAGCGCTATTATCAGCAAATGAACAGTGATTTTAGGATCTATTTTGTTATTATCACTGTGGTGAATGTACTGTTCATTGGTTATGCCGTGACACTGGTTTCGTTGTTTCTGAAGAAGAAAAGTACGGTTCCTTTTCTTTCTATTTTGATCATTTTTCTGGTTTTAGTGTCAGTACTGTGTGATGTATTGATTACTAATAGTTTGTTTGGCGATGTGTTGCTGACTTATGAATCACTGAAGCCCGTGTTTAAAATGATCATTGTAGCAGTGGTGTGGACATCCTATTTCCTGCTGTCAGCGCGGGTAAAAATTACATTCATTCGTTGA
- a CDS encoding hypothetical protein (ID:JIFNMEKO_02427;~source:Prodigal:2.6) produces MLFSHVMVGTNDINKARAFYDALFAIIGAESSRVDAKGRCIWSKDGQRFLLGAPIDGESATSANGGTIGFLLPSCEAVDEWHKQGVALGGEAIESPPGIRETPAGKKYLAYLRDLDGNKLCAFFPVE; encoded by the coding sequence ATGCTATTTAGTCACGTAATGGTTGGCACCAATGATATAAACAAAGCCAGGGCATTTTATGATGCACTTTTTGCGATCATTGGTGCAGAGAGTAGCCGGGTGGATGCAAAAGGTCGTTGTATCTGGTCGAAAGATGGTCAGCGTTTTCTGCTGGGTGCACCGATTGACGGTGAGTCTGCTACTTCTGCTAATGGAGGCACGATCGGATTTTTGCTCCCCTCGTGTGAGGCAGTGGATGAGTGGCATAAACAGGGTGTAGCGCTGGGCGGGGAAGCGATTGAATCACCACCCGGCATACGTGAAACACCAGCAGGAAAAAAATATCTGGCTTATTTACGTGACCTGGATGGCAATAAATTATGTGCGTTCTTTCCTGTTGAATAA
- the aceF gene encoding Dihydrolipoyllysine-residue acetyltransferase component of pyruvate dehydrogenase complex (ID:JIFNMEKO_02429;~source:Prodigal:2.6), which translates to MSIEIHVPDIGADEVEVTEILVKVGDKVDAEQSLMVVEGDKASMEVPSPQAGVVKEIKVATGDKVATGTLVMVFDSEAASAPAPAAQQTQSAPAASAGEDKQVNVPDIGADEAEVTEIQVKVGDQVEAEQSLITVEGDKASMEVPAPFAGTVKEIKIATGDKVNTGSLFMVFTTAASGQSAPAAETPAPAAASSGGEKSVEVPDIGADEVEVTEILVKVGAKVAAEQSLITVEGDKASMEVPAPFAGVVKEISIAPGDKVKTGSPIMRFTLEGAAPASAPAPAQTAAPAAAPTPAPSSAPAKAAATGDFVENEAYVHATPVIRRLAREFGVNLAKVKGTGRKGRILKEDVQAYVKDAIKRAESAPAATSGGLPGMLPWPKVDFSKFGEIEEVEMGRIQKISGANLSRNWVVIPHVTQHDKADITDVEAFRKQQNDEAAKKKLDFKITPLVFIMKAAAKALEEFPRFNSSLSEDAQKLTLKKYINIGVAVDTPNGLVVPVFKDVNKKGIVELSQELAVISKKARDGKLTAGDMQGGCFTISSLGGIGGTAFTPIVNAPEVAILGVSKSAMEPVWNGKEFVPRLMLPLSLSFDHRVIDGAAGARFAAYIATLMGDIRRLVM; encoded by the coding sequence ATGTCTATTGAAATCCACGTACCCGATATTGGTGCTGACGAAGTAGAAGTGACGGAAATTCTGGTCAAGGTGGGCGATAAGGTTGATGCTGAACAATCACTGATGGTAGTTGAGGGTGATAAAGCATCAATGGAAGTCCCTTCTCCACAGGCAGGGGTGGTGAAAGAGATTAAAGTGGCGACGGGTGACAAAGTTGCCACGGGTACACTTGTCATGGTGTTCGATTCAGAAGCCGCGTCAGCCCCCGCGCCTGCAGCACAACAGACACAATCTGCACCTGCAGCATCGGCTGGTGAAGATAAGCAGGTCAACGTGCCAGACATTGGTGCTGATGAAGCCGAAGTGACCGAGATCCAGGTGAAAGTAGGCGATCAGGTTGAGGCTGAACAATCGTTGATCACTGTTGAAGGTGATAAAGCTTCAATGGAAGTACCGGCTCCTTTCGCTGGTACAGTAAAAGAGATTAAAATCGCTACAGGCGACAAAGTCAATACCGGCTCGCTGTTCATGGTCTTTACCACTGCAGCGAGTGGTCAGAGTGCTCCTGCAGCGGAAACGCCTGCTCCTGCAGCAGCATCTTCCGGTGGTGAGAAAAGTGTTGAAGTGCCAGATATTGGTGCTGATGAAGTTGAAGTGACCGAAATTCTGGTCAAAGTAGGTGCTAAGGTCGCCGCAGAGCAGTCACTGATCACTGTTGAAGGTGACAAAGCGTCAATGGAGGTGCCTGCACCTTTCGCTGGCGTGGTAAAAGAGATCAGCATTGCTCCGGGTGATAAGGTGAAAACCGGCTCGCCAATCATGCGTTTCACCCTAGAAGGTGCAGCACCTGCATCTGCTCCGGCTCCAGCACAGACGGCCGCTCCGGCTGCGGCACCAACTCCGGCACCATCATCTGCACCAGCGAAAGCGGCTGCAACCGGTGATTTTGTTGAAAATGAGGCCTATGTTCACGCAACGCCGGTGATTCGTCGCCTGGCGCGGGAATTTGGTGTTAATCTGGCGAAAGTGAAGGGCACTGGACGTAAAGGGCGTATTCTGAAAGAAGACGTTCAGGCTTACGTCAAAGACGCCATTAAACGTGCGGAGAGTGCACCGGCTGCAACGTCAGGTGGCTTGCCTGGCATGCTGCCTTGGCCGAAAGTCGATTTCAGCAAATTTGGTGAGATCGAAGAAGTCGAGATGGGCCGCATTCAGAAAATATCGGGTGCTAACCTGAGCCGTAACTGGGTAGTTATCCCGCATGTTACGCAGCATGATAAAGCCGATATCACTGATGTGGAAGCATTCCGTAAGCAGCAGAATGATGAAGCCGCGAAGAAGAAACTGGATTTCAAGATCACTCCGCTGGTGTTTATTATGAAAGCGGCAGCGAAAGCGCTTGAGGAGTTCCCTCGCTTCAACAGCTCACTGTCAGAAGATGCCCAGAAGCTGACACTGAAAAAATACATCAATATTGGTGTTGCAGTAGATACGCCTAATGGCCTGGTAGTACCTGTCTTTAAAGATGTGAATAAGAAAGGTATTGTTGAGTTATCCCAGGAGTTAGCAGTTATCTCTAAGAAAGCGCGTGACGGTAAACTGACTGCCGGTGATATGCAGGGGGGATGTTTTACCATCTCCAGCTTGGGTGGCATTGGCGGTACAGCATTTACTCCAATTGTGAATGCACCTGAAGTGGCTATTCTTGGCGTGTCTAAATCGGCGATGGAACCGGTATGGAATGGTAAAGAGTTCGTGCCCCGCCTGATGTTGCCGCTGTCACTCTCTTTCGATCATCGGGTGATTGACGGTGCTGCTGGCGCACGCTTTGCGGCCTACATTGCTACATTGATGGGTGACATTCGTCGTCTGGTGATGTAA